A single genomic interval of Stieleria maiorica harbors:
- a CDS encoding thioredoxin family protein, producing MTNRSLLLPCLLMAIVGCGGAPADPTTTDANHARLPVVSGSQLTQYVQASDSPVLVEFGVDFNCPRCAQTKRDVMRLRDTLQGDIDVIRVDFNANAQTVAELGGTVCPTYVLFDRGNPVLTRSFPVSIELLEGEILRQTADSGK from the coding sequence ATGACCAATCGATCACTACTGTTGCCGTGTTTGCTGATGGCCATTGTCGGTTGTGGAGGAGCCCCGGCAGACCCAACGACCACCGACGCAAACCACGCTCGGCTTCCCGTTGTCAGCGGAAGTCAACTGACGCAGTATGTCCAAGCGAGCGATTCACCAGTCCTGGTGGAATTCGGAGTCGATTTCAATTGCCCGCGGTGCGCCCAAACGAAAAGAGACGTCATGCGTCTGCGTGACACTCTGCAGGGCGACATCGATGTCATACGAGTCGACTTCAACGCCAACGCGCAAACGGTCGCCGAACTCGGCGGAACGGTTTGCCCGACCTATGTGCTTTTTGATCGAGGAAATCCGGTCCTGACACGCAGCTTTCCGGTATCGATTGAGTTGCTCGAGGGAGAGATCCTGCGTCAAACCGCCGACTCTGGAAAGTAG
- the zigA gene encoding zinc metallochaperone GTPase ZigA: MSSPTQTARLPVTVLSGFLGAGKTTLLNHVLANRKGLRVAVIVNDMSEVNIDATLVRDGGANLSRTDEQLVEMSNGCICCTLREDLLIEVSKLAREGRFDYLLIESTGISEPMPVAETFTFEDEHGSSLSDVADLDTMVTVVDAGNFMKDFGSWDDLADRRIGLSDEDERNLVDLLVDQVEFANVIVLNKTDLVSPYDLEQLEQLIRRLNPNAEILHACESRVPLERIMGTGRFRLSEAAASPGWLAVPRGQEQTETEEYGISRFVYRRDRPFHPQRLTQVLDDDLDDGLFAGVLRSKGLMWIASRNDWAYDWSQAGCSIRMHPAGYWWAAAPREEWPEDDGAIAEITAKLKGPHGDRHQELVFIGHGMDQSRVTEILDRCLLTDLEFVQGPELWTSFEDPLPPIELDAQEDESVTGIA; encoded by the coding sequence ATGTCCTCACCCACCCAAACCGCCCGTCTTCCCGTCACCGTCCTGTCCGGGTTTCTTGGTGCCGGAAAAACCACCTTGCTCAACCACGTGCTGGCAAACCGCAAAGGTCTGCGAGTTGCCGTGATCGTTAACGACATGAGTGAAGTCAATATCGACGCGACCTTGGTTCGTGACGGAGGGGCGAATCTCTCCAGGACCGATGAGCAGTTGGTAGAAATGAGCAACGGATGCATCTGCTGTACGCTGCGTGAAGACTTGCTGATCGAGGTGTCCAAATTGGCCCGCGAGGGTCGGTTCGACTACCTGCTGATCGAATCAACCGGCATCAGCGAACCGATGCCGGTCGCGGAGACGTTCACGTTCGAAGACGAGCACGGCAGCAGCCTGTCGGATGTTGCAGATCTGGACACGATGGTGACCGTCGTCGACGCCGGCAACTTCATGAAGGACTTTGGTTCATGGGATGATCTCGCCGATCGGCGGATCGGACTGAGCGACGAAGACGAACGCAATCTCGTCGACCTGCTTGTCGATCAAGTTGAATTTGCCAACGTGATCGTCCTGAACAAAACGGATCTCGTTTCCCCCTACGATTTAGAACAGCTGGAGCAGCTGATTCGGCGGTTGAACCCCAATGCGGAGATTCTGCATGCCTGCGAGAGTCGAGTGCCGCTTGAGAGAATCATGGGCACGGGGCGTTTCCGCCTGAGCGAAGCGGCAGCTTCGCCCGGATGGTTGGCGGTGCCACGTGGCCAAGAGCAAACCGAAACCGAAGAGTATGGGATCAGTCGTTTTGTGTATCGTCGCGATCGCCCCTTCCATCCCCAGCGATTGACGCAAGTGCTGGACGATGATTTAGACGACGGCCTGTTCGCCGGCGTGCTACGCAGTAAAGGTTTGATGTGGATCGCGTCGCGAAACGATTGGGCTTACGACTGGTCGCAGGCCGGCTGCTCGATCCGCATGCATCCCGCCGGATATTGGTGGGCTGCTGCACCGCGGGAAGAGTGGCCTGAGGATGACGGAGCGATTGCCGAGATCACCGCGAAACTCAAAGGCCCCCATGGCGACCGTCACCAGGAACTGGTGTTCATCGGTCACGGAATGGACCAATCGCGTGTGACCGAAATCTTGGACCGATGCTTGCTGACGGATTTGGAATTCGTCCAGGGGCCCGAACTCTGGACGTCGTTTGAGGATCCGCTGCCGCCGATAGAGCTGGACGCTCAAGAAGACGAATCGGTGACGGGGATCGCATGA
- the hemW gene encoding radical SAM family heme chaperone HemW has protein sequence MNWPLPRSAYIHVPFCRHRCGYCNFSVVADRDDLMDRYLAAIDRELEQLASTANRAPVLDTLFVGGGTPTHLPIERLQRFLQSLRRHFELAEGFEWTMEANPEDITAEKLEVMSGIGVNRVSLGIQSFDDRKLAVLERSHSGRSAAEVIQQVAEQIPNVSIDLIFAAPGETVSAWAEDLRIAASLPITHVSTYSLTYEKGTSFWTRRHRGDLSEVDESTEIAMYDLGREVFAAAGLLHYEISSFAKSGYRCRHNLAYWQGDPWYAAGPGAAAFVDGQRVMNHRSTTTYLKRIENRENPIAESETISAEEAGREGVAFGVRMIDGVDLSQIHARTGVDIGSLYARPLERLQAQGLIRRTGDHIQLTARGIHFADTVARELLG, from the coding sequence ATGAACTGGCCCCTCCCCCGCTCCGCGTACATCCATGTCCCGTTTTGCCGACACCGATGCGGTTACTGCAACTTCAGCGTCGTCGCCGATCGCGATGACTTGATGGACCGCTATCTGGCGGCAATCGATCGGGAATTGGAGCAACTCGCGAGCACCGCTAATCGCGCTCCCGTCCTGGACACCTTGTTCGTCGGCGGTGGCACACCGACGCATTTGCCGATCGAGCGACTGCAGCGGTTCCTCCAATCGCTCCGTCGTCACTTCGAGTTGGCCGAGGGGTTCGAATGGACGATGGAGGCGAACCCCGAAGACATCACGGCGGAAAAATTGGAGGTCATGTCCGGGATCGGAGTCAATCGTGTCAGCTTGGGGATCCAATCGTTTGACGACCGCAAACTGGCGGTGCTGGAACGCAGCCACAGTGGGCGATCGGCAGCGGAGGTCATCCAGCAAGTCGCCGAACAAATCCCCAACGTCTCGATCGACTTGATCTTTGCCGCACCAGGGGAAACCGTTTCCGCCTGGGCAGAAGACCTGCGGATTGCGGCATCGCTTCCGATCACGCATGTCTCGACGTATTCGTTGACGTATGAGAAAGGCACCTCGTTCTGGACCCGCCGGCACCGTGGCGATCTGTCGGAGGTGGACGAATCGACGGAGATCGCGATGTATGACTTGGGGCGCGAGGTCTTTGCTGCCGCGGGCCTGCTGCACTATGAGATTTCAAGCTTTGCGAAGTCGGGTTATCGCTGCCGACACAATCTTGCTTACTGGCAAGGCGACCCTTGGTACGCGGCCGGCCCCGGCGCCGCGGCCTTTGTTGATGGCCAGCGCGTCATGAACCACCGCAGCACGACGACCTACCTGAAACGGATCGAAAACCGCGAAAACCCGATCGCGGAATCGGAAACCATCAGTGCCGAAGAAGCGGGACGCGAGGGTGTGGCATTCGGTGTTCGCATGATCGATGGGGTCGACCTGTCACAGATCCACGCACGCACCGGTGTCGACATCGGGTCTCTGTACGCCCGACCGCTTGAGCGCCTGCAAGCACAAGGACTGATCCGCCGAACCGGCGATCACATCCAACTGACCGCACGCGGAATCCACTTCGCCGACACCGTCGCCCGCGAGTTGTTAGGCTAA
- a CDS encoding thiol-disulfide oxidoreductase DCC family protein, whose translation MAETAPQSLPVARENGLPDPAELPGADVVIYDGDCKFCIGQVKNLRRLDCCGGRLSFLSLHDPRVAERYPDLTYDQLMAQMYVVDSQGRRHGGGDAVRYLSRRLPLLWPAAPILHLPGTANLWRWAYNQVAKRRYKLAGKKSDDAGCENDACAVHFGE comes from the coding sequence ATGGCGGAAACAGCCCCCCAATCACTCCCCGTCGCCCGCGAGAACGGCCTGCCGGACCCGGCAGAGCTGCCCGGTGCCGATGTGGTGATCTATGACGGCGACTGCAAGTTTTGCATCGGGCAGGTCAAAAACCTGCGACGGCTAGATTGCTGCGGCGGGCGATTGTCGTTTCTGTCCTTGCATGATCCGCGGGTGGCGGAGCGTTACCCGGACCTGACATACGATCAGTTGATGGCACAAATGTATGTCGTCGATTCCCAGGGCCGCCGACACGGGGGCGGGGACGCGGTCCGCTACCTCAGCCGGCGGTTGCCGCTGCTATGGCCGGCCGCTCCGATCCTTCACCTCCCGGGAACCGCGAACCTGTGGCGTTGGGCGTACAACCAAGTTGCCAAGCGTCGCTACAAATTGGCGGGCAAGAAATCCGACGATGCGGGTTGCGAGAACGACGCCTGTGCTGTGCACTTCGGGGAATAG
- a CDS encoding phosphoribosylformylglycinamidine synthase subunit PurQ, which yields MSSPRVLVLRAPGTNCDEETAYAFERAGASTERVHVNRLIENATLKDRYQILCLPGGFSYGDDIAAGRILATRMRNHLADLVDTFVHGKGDRLVLGICNGMQVLMRLGVLTENVDAAGEHDPATLTWNNHGRFEDRWVDLATDGSKCVFLRDIQHMYLPMAHAEGKFVARDQAVLGELRDAGRLCLRYARDTNGTVEDTPLDFPANPNGADANVAGVCDSTGRVFGLMPHPERHIDPTQHPYWTRRKEQPAAGDGLAMFQNAVKWFA from the coding sequence ATGTCGTCCCCCCGAGTCCTCGTGTTGCGTGCCCCCGGCACCAATTGCGACGAAGAAACCGCATACGCCTTCGAGCGCGCCGGCGCGAGCACCGAGCGGGTTCACGTCAATCGCCTGATCGAAAATGCGACGCTGAAAGATCGTTATCAAATCCTCTGCCTGCCCGGCGGATTCAGCTATGGGGATGACATCGCCGCCGGCCGGATTCTTGCGACCCGGATGAGGAACCACTTGGCCGATCTGGTCGACACATTCGTCCACGGCAAGGGCGACCGATTGGTGCTGGGGATCTGCAACGGCATGCAAGTGCTGATGCGACTGGGCGTGCTGACCGAAAACGTTGACGCCGCCGGCGAGCACGATCCGGCCACGTTGACCTGGAACAACCACGGTCGCTTCGAGGACCGCTGGGTCGATCTGGCTACCGACGGATCCAAGTGCGTCTTTCTGAGGGACATCCAGCACATGTACCTGCCGATGGCCCATGCCGAAGGCAAGTTTGTCGCCCGCGACCAAGCTGTGCTCGGCGAACTCCGCGACGCCGGTCGGCTGTGCCTGCGCTATGCCCGCGACACCAACGGCACCGTCGAAGACACCCCGCTGGATTTTCCGGCCAACCCCAACGGTGCCGATGCCAACGTCGCCGGGGTCTGCGATTCGACCGGACGCGTGTTCGGCCTGATGCCTCACCCCGAGCGACACATCGATCCGACACAGCACCCGTATTGGACGCGCCGCAAAGAACAACCCGCCGCCGGCGACGGACTGGCGATGTTCCAAAACGCCGTCAAATGGTTTGCTTAA
- a CDS encoding sporulation protein, with the protein MAKCDLSIELDHPDRVYVGEDKITGTLHVLADADVNCKGLEISSGWRTHGRGNVARGTTETVTLFAGQWSAGQRESYRFELEVAAWPPSYHGNYINVDHYIDARAKIPWAFDPKASAEFVMRPIAGPDHSDSPTATAVGGCIGYGLVILVLGLMAIGLGFLVVTFVVNPFAGLIAAGILIPLVGLIAAKKLLPKWLLGNVHVELITPQVAPGGRVRARLAFQPKRRFTINSISAELTGTEVCISGSGSNRTTHRNTFFTDRHELEGAATLQAGDRKEFQLDFPIPGDVPYSFDLSDNDLVWTIELRVDIPRWPDWTHSLKLLVAPDGRSAEAVEPAEKHLALDAAHAVPPAPSPSVDDITFAETATHLWNSRNDDAQLHRLVEAVTGMTFEIDTLIERRLLYSGEEDPHVYKDGYAVWARHTDPPLPLVLYIPHELADEFEQAGHDQWRCRGTIVGWDHPHRRLQIKVLVR; encoded by the coding sequence ATGGCGAAATGCGATTTATCGATTGAATTGGATCACCCCGATCGGGTTTATGTCGGCGAGGACAAGATCACCGGGACGCTGCACGTGCTGGCCGACGCCGACGTGAATTGCAAGGGACTGGAGATCAGTTCGGGGTGGCGAACCCACGGCCGCGGCAACGTCGCCCGGGGCACCACCGAAACCGTCACGCTGTTTGCCGGTCAATGGAGTGCCGGCCAGCGTGAATCGTATCGATTTGAATTGGAAGTCGCAGCTTGGCCGCCCAGCTATCACGGCAACTACATCAACGTCGATCACTACATCGACGCGCGGGCAAAGATCCCTTGGGCCTTCGATCCAAAAGCCTCCGCGGAATTCGTGATGCGTCCGATCGCCGGACCCGATCACTCCGACTCGCCGACGGCCACCGCGGTGGGAGGCTGCATCGGGTATGGACTGGTCATCTTGGTGCTGGGCCTGATGGCGATCGGGCTGGGTTTCCTGGTCGTCACCTTCGTCGTCAATCCGTTTGCAGGTCTGATTGCGGCGGGCATCCTGATTCCACTGGTGGGCTTGATCGCCGCCAAAAAACTGCTGCCGAAATGGTTGCTCGGCAACGTCCACGTCGAATTGATCACGCCCCAAGTCGCACCGGGCGGTCGAGTCCGGGCGCGGTTGGCGTTCCAACCCAAACGCCGTTTCACAATTAATTCGATCAGTGCCGAGCTGACCGGAACGGAAGTCTGCATCAGCGGCAGCGGCAGCAATCGCACGACACACCGCAACACGTTCTTCACCGATCGCCATGAACTCGAAGGCGCCGCGACGTTGCAAGCCGGCGACCGCAAGGAATTTCAACTTGATTTTCCGATCCCCGGCGATGTGCCCTATTCTTTCGACCTCAGCGACAACGATCTGGTTTGGACGATCGAATTACGGGTCGACATCCCGCGTTGGCCCGACTGGACCCACTCGCTGAAACTGTTGGTCGCCCCCGACGGCCGGTCGGCCGAAGCGGTCGAACCGGCGGAAAAGCACCTGGCTCTGGACGCCGCCCACGCCGTGCCCCCCGCCCCGTCGCCATCGGTCGATGACATCACGTTCGCCGAAACCGCGACCCACCTCTGGAACTCTCGCAATGATGACGCCCAACTGCATCGTTTGGTCGAAGCGGTGACCGGGATGACGTTCGAAATCGACACCCTGATCGAACGGCGGCTGCTCTACAGCGGTGAGGAGGACCCGCACGTCTACAAGGACGGCTATGCCGTTTGGGCCCGCCACACCGACCCGCCGCTGCCCCTGGTGCTGTACATCCCCCACGAATTGGCGGACGAATTCGAGCAAGCCGGGCACGACCAGTGGCGCTGTCGCGGCACCATCGTCGGCTGGGACCACCCGCACCGCCGGCTGCAAATCAAGGTGCTGGTTCGCTAG
- a CDS encoding PH domain-containing protein, giving the protein MMTDDAAARHADTPPHKTVYVSAVDWWIAILLMLGPVICVGMTGILLQQGRQQDALYCLIAGAGTLLVTGMFTVPCRYTILPDTLSIRCGILFMRVPLKQIKAIEPSGSWLSGPALSVRRVKISTASRFYLVSPVDRERFIEELTAAVENSSEVMP; this is encoded by the coding sequence ATGATGACTGACGACGCGGCAGCACGCCACGCCGACACACCGCCACACAAAACCGTCTATGTTTCTGCCGTCGATTGGTGGATCGCGATCCTGCTGATGCTAGGACCGGTGATCTGTGTCGGCATGACGGGAATTTTGTTGCAACAAGGCCGCCAGCAAGATGCCCTGTATTGTCTGATCGCCGGGGCAGGAACGCTGTTGGTCACCGGGATGTTCACCGTCCCCTGCCGCTACACCATTTTGCCCGACACGTTGTCGATCCGCTGCGGCATCCTGTTCATGCGCGTGCCACTGAAGCAGATCAAGGCGATCGAACCGAGCGGCAGTTGGTTGAGCGGACCCGCGCTTTCCGTGCGCCGCGTCAAGATCAGCACGGCCTCGCGGTTCTACCTGGTCTCCCCGGTCGACCGCGAGCGGTTCATCGAAGAATTGACCGCGGCGGTTGAGAATTCAAGCGAAGTCATGCCGTGA
- a CDS encoding class I SAM-dependent methyltransferase, with protein MSEARFAFGENWASFLNQLDDQRIDQACRSLAELLCLEDGGDGKPLHGRRFLDLGSGSGLFSLAASRLGADVVSIDFDRQCVACTERLRERDSVPPSRWEIRQGSALDETLMESLGRFDVVYSWGVLHHTGQMQRAIELAAARVADDGRLAIAIYNDQGGASRRWLWIKRTYHRLPKAVRPIWVAAVAAWYEFKFALARLARGRNPLPFSDWKRKRADRGMSAWHDWVDWVGGLPFEVAKPEDVILPLVGRRLQLINLTTVGNGWGCNEFVFRKAG; from the coding sequence ATGAGTGAAGCGCGGTTCGCATTCGGCGAAAACTGGGCCTCCTTCTTAAACCAGCTGGACGATCAACGCATCGACCAAGCCTGTCGTTCCCTCGCGGAGCTGTTGTGCCTTGAAGACGGCGGCGACGGAAAACCGCTGCACGGCCGGCGTTTCTTGGACCTCGGCAGCGGCAGCGGACTGTTTTCGTTGGCCGCCTCTCGTTTGGGCGCCGACGTCGTCTCGATCGATTTTGATCGACAGTGCGTCGCCTGCACCGAGCGTTTGCGCGAACGTGATTCAGTTCCGCCCTCACGCTGGGAAATCCGCCAAGGGTCCGCGTTGGATGAAACGCTGATGGAATCCCTGGGGCGGTTCGATGTCGTCTACAGCTGGGGCGTTCTGCACCACACCGGCCAGATGCAACGCGCGATTGAGCTGGCCGCCGCACGTGTGGCCGACGACGGACGACTTGCGATCGCGATCTACAACGACCAGGGCGGCGCGAGCCGACGTTGGCTGTGGATCAAACGAACGTATCATCGTCTGCCGAAAGCGGTGCGGCCGATTTGGGTTGCGGCCGTTGCGGCGTGGTACGAATTTAAATTCGCACTGGCTCGACTGGCCAGAGGGCGCAATCCGCTGCCCTTTTCCGATTGGAAACGAAAGCGTGCCGATCGCGGCATGTCGGCATGGCATGACTGGGTCGATTGGGTCGGTGGGCTGCCCTTCGAGGTCGCCAAGCCCGAGGACGTCATCCTGCCGCTGGTCGGCCGGCGGTTACAGCTGATCAACTTGACCACCGTCGGCAACGGCTGGGGCTGCAACGAATTCGTGTTTCGGAAAGCAGGCTAG
- a CDS encoding methylated-DNA--[protein]-cysteine S-methyltransferase produces the protein MSAPSVVESLHTTVLGTMTSTWTTAGLFSLRWEDRQTDRDGVDFCDGRAEDLDQRLHEYFGTGHAAFDGVTLDDQGWTEFTKRVYQCCRAITPGTTITYKELAHRAGNGAASRAVGAAMARNRVLLVIPCHRVVGAGGGLRGFSAPGGLQTKQFLLDLESE, from the coding sequence ATGTCTGCACCGTCCGTCGTGGAATCGCTCCACACCACCGTGCTGGGAACGATGACGTCGACGTGGACCACCGCGGGACTCTTTTCCTTGCGATGGGAAGACCGTCAAACCGACCGAGACGGCGTGGACTTCTGCGACGGGCGAGCGGAAGATCTGGATCAACGGTTGCACGAGTACTTTGGCACCGGTCACGCGGCGTTCGATGGCGTCACTTTGGACGACCAAGGTTGGACAGAATTCACCAAACGTGTTTACCAGTGCTGTCGCGCGATCACGCCGGGAACGACGATCACTTACAAAGAACTGGCACATCGAGCGGGAAACGGTGCCGCCAGTCGCGCCGTCGGCGCGGCGATGGCCCGCAATCGTGTGCTGCTGGTCATCCCCTGCCACCGGGTCGTCGGTGCCGGAGGCGGATTACGGGGCTTCAGCGCCCCCGGCGGGCTTCAAACCAAACAGTTTCTACTGGACTTGGAATCCGAATGA
- a CDS encoding preprotein translocase subunit SecA — protein MLRSRHTITSYRGLTGQPKRGMQTVSQSTGQWIEQVRNRGRQLAALDDRSFRAVAGQCRDRIRTRDQAILVENAVESFALTGEALRRVTGMSYYDVQLCGGFALAAGTIAEIQTGEGKTITTALPTVLHAWSGGGVHVATTNEYLSRRDHDELRPVYAMLGLSVGLLQPQGPTDEKTQAYGCDITYGPGYEFGFDFLRDQLALRARHRRRLGDEFLRSLQGFDAGEISVAQRGHAFAIIDEADSVLIDEATTPLILSGGKSRAATAPALYQFARRVTLGLNENRDYVIDTVKRTIRLTAEGWKVIHEAFDGRPAGQLARPWSQLVENALRAEFMLRRDVDYVVRDDQVMIVDQNTGRIHDERKWSGGLHQAVEVKEHVEATAENETHARITRQRYIGFYDGVAGLTGTAEDSESELREFYRLPVVRVETHRPCQRKQLPLRCFDSCENKFDAIADDAAGRSRRGQPVLIGTRTIDESKQLSGRLAAKGIAHVVLNGLQDDEEASIVARAGVAGTVTVATNMAGRGTDIKLDPAALAAGGLHVAAAEMHACRRVDRQLAGRAGRQGDPGSCQFYASAEDEMVRARAPELAAEMVAAAGPTGECRKDFSAPLRRLQRHAEADALTQRQRMVAHDDWVESVQSSLAKRA, from the coding sequence ATGCTCCGCTCACGCCACACCATCACCAGCTATCGCGGCCTGACCGGGCAACCGAAGCGTGGCATGCAAACGGTGTCGCAATCGACAGGACAGTGGATCGAACAGGTTCGCAACCGCGGTCGACAACTCGCCGCGCTGGACGATCGATCCTTTCGCGCCGTCGCCGGCCAATGTCGCGATCGGATTCGCACCCGCGACCAGGCCATCCTGGTCGAAAACGCCGTCGAGTCCTTCGCATTGACCGGCGAAGCGTTGCGACGGGTGACGGGCATGTCCTACTACGACGTCCAACTGTGCGGCGGTTTCGCTCTGGCCGCCGGGACCATCGCCGAAATTCAAACGGGCGAAGGCAAAACGATCACGACGGCGCTGCCGACGGTGCTGCACGCTTGGTCTGGGGGGGGCGTGCACGTCGCGACCACCAACGAATACCTGTCTCGACGCGACCACGATGAACTCCGTCCGGTCTACGCGATGCTCGGCTTAAGCGTCGGTCTGCTGCAACCGCAAGGACCGACCGACGAAAAGACTCAGGCGTACGGGTGTGATATCACCTACGGTCCGGGGTACGAATTTGGCTTTGATTTTCTGAGGGACCAACTGGCCCTTCGCGCGCGGCATCGACGTCGACTCGGCGATGAATTCCTTCGTTCGTTGCAGGGGTTCGACGCCGGTGAAATCTCTGTCGCCCAGCGCGGTCACGCGTTCGCGATCATCGACGAAGCCGACAGCGTGTTGATCGACGAAGCCACCACGCCGTTGATCCTGAGCGGAGGCAAGAGCCGCGCGGCGACCGCGCCGGCGCTGTATCAATTCGCCCGTCGTGTGACCTTGGGGTTGAACGAAAACCGAGACTACGTCATCGACACCGTCAAACGCACCATTCGATTGACAGCCGAGGGTTGGAAGGTCATCCACGAAGCATTCGACGGTCGTCCCGCAGGCCAGCTCGCCCGCCCTTGGAGTCAATTGGTGGAGAACGCGCTCCGTGCAGAGTTCATGCTCAGGCGCGACGTCGATTACGTCGTGCGAGATGATCAGGTCATGATCGTCGACCAGAACACGGGCCGCATCCATGACGAACGAAAATGGAGCGGCGGGTTGCATCAAGCTGTTGAGGTCAAAGAGCACGTCGAAGCGACCGCCGAAAACGAAACCCACGCTCGGATCACCCGTCAGCGCTACATCGGGTTTTACGACGGTGTGGCCGGACTGACCGGGACGGCCGAAGACAGTGAATCGGAGCTGCGCGAGTTTTATCGATTGCCCGTCGTCCGTGTCGAAACCCACCGCCCCTGCCAGCGGAAACAGCTTCCGCTGCGGTGCTTTGATTCCTGTGAAAACAAATTCGACGCGATCGCCGACGACGCAGCCGGGCGAAGTCGACGTGGCCAGCCGGTGTTGATCGGGACGCGGACGATCGACGAGAGCAAGCAGCTGAGTGGACGGTTGGCCGCCAAAGGCATCGCGCACGTCGTCTTGAACGGTTTGCAGGACGATGAAGAGGCGTCGATCGTCGCCCGAGCCGGCGTCGCGGGAACCGTCACCGTCGCCACCAACATGGCCGGACGCGGAACCGACATCAAACTCGATCCCGCAGCCCTGGCCGCCGGCGGGTTGCATGTCGCCGCCGCCGAAATGCATGCCTGCCGACGCGTCGATCGCCAACTGGCCGGACGCGCCGGACGTCAAGGCGATCCGGGAAGCTGCCAGTTCTATGCCTCCGCCGAAGATGAAATGGTGCGTGCCCGCGCCCCAGAACTCGCGGCCGAAATGGTCGCCGCGGCGGGCCCGACCGGTGAGTGCCGCAAAGATTTCTCGGCGCCGCTACGAAGGTTGCAGCGACATGCCGAAGCCGACGCGTTGACCCAACGCCAACGCATGGTCGCCCACGACGACTGGGTCGAGTCGGTGCAATCCTCCCTGGCAAAGCGCGCCTAG
- a CDS encoding nucleoside monophosphate kinase has protein sequence MNPAADPEPKPNPPADLEVKDAQLIFNSVWKELEFEKGKLNLRFPTELILLGGAPGAGKGTNTDFIRQVRDITAEPIVVSELLSTPEAQQIKARGGMVGDREVVSLVFRKLLEPEYQNGAILDGFPRTKVQVECLKALYDRMKALRRELIDNPHLVQMKPPVFHIMVLFVDESESVRRQLYRGRQVIAHNEEVARSGIGELWEERATDFNEALARNRYRVFKEKTYDALVSLKQIFHFHFINAQADLVVVQENILNELEYQSSLELDPRTFHAIGDIPLASDIIQHARRDLVSRLDAYEYDHGEIFHAVVELIEAKLVPIILRHAISGRATISSEDEILDNPLALQMLIDIFSERGYHAMIDVRRRAIPEKVNLETGKITCRQKKVYRIALYFKGSEIRRG, from the coding sequence GTGAACCCTGCTGCTGATCCCGAACCCAAGCCGAATCCGCCGGCCGATCTTGAGGTCAAAGACGCGCAATTGATCTTCAATTCCGTCTGGAAAGAGTTGGAATTCGAAAAGGGGAAACTGAACCTTCGCTTCCCCACCGAATTGATCCTGCTGGGCGGAGCCCCCGGTGCCGGCAAGGGCACCAACACCGACTTCATCCGCCAGGTCCGTGACATCACCGCCGAACCGATCGTGGTCAGCGAGTTGCTCAGCACCCCCGAAGCGCAACAGATCAAAGCCCGTGGCGGCATGGTCGGCGACCGCGAAGTCGTCTCACTGGTGTTCCGCAAGCTGTTGGAACCGGAGTACCAAAACGGCGCGATCCTGGACGGTTTTCCTCGCACCAAGGTCCAAGTCGAATGCCTGAAGGCACTTTACGACCGCATGAAAGCGCTCCGTCGTGAGCTGATCGACAACCCGCACCTGGTGCAGATGAAACCGCCGGTGTTTCACATCATGGTGCTGTTCGTCGACGAATCCGAGAGCGTCAGACGTCAACTCTACCGCGGTCGCCAAGTCATCGCTCACAACGAAGAGGTTGCCCGCAGCGGGATCGGCGAACTGTGGGAAGAACGCGCCACCGACTTCAACGAGGCGCTGGCGAGAAACCGGTATCGCGTGTTCAAGGAAAAGACGTACGACGCCCTCGTCTCGCTCAAACAGATCTTTCACTTTCACTTCATCAACGCCCAAGCCGATCTGGTCGTCGTCCAGGAGAACATTCTCAACGAACTGGAATACCAGAGTTCGCTGGAGCTGGACCCGAGAACGTTCCATGCGATCGGCGACATCCCGCTGGCCAGTGACATCATCCAACACGCGCGCCGTGATCTGGTCAGTCGACTGGATGCCTACGAATACGATCACGGAGAAATCTTCCATGCCGTCGTCGAATTGATCGAAGCCAAGCTGGTGCCGATCATCTTGCGGCACGCCATCTCCGGCCGCGCGACGATCAGCAGCGAAGACGAAATCTTGGACAACCCGCTGGCGCTGCAGATGTTGATCGACATCTTTTCCGAACGCGGTTACCACGCGATGATCGACGTCCGCCGCCGGGCCATCCCCGAAAAAGTCAACCTGGAAACCGGCAAGATCACCTGCCGTCAAAAAAAGGTGTATCGAATCGCGCTGTATTTCAAAGGCAGCGAAATCCGCCGCGGCTAG